A stretch of the Psychroserpens sp. Hel_I_66 genome encodes the following:
- the pyrF gene encoding orotidine-5'-phosphate decarboxylase, giving the protein MTTQQLIQQIKKKNSFLCIGLDVDLDKIPKHLLKEEDPIFAFNKAIIDATHHLCVAYKPNTAFYEAYGLKGWKALSKTILYLNEKYPEIFTIADAKRGDIGNTSTMYAKAFFEDLEFNSITIAPYMGKDSVEPFLAFENKHTILLALTSNEGAFDFQTKKVDGLELYKRVLETSKTWKNSKNLMYVVGATKAEYLADIRNIIPDSFLLVPGVGAQGGNLQDVCKYGMNDQVGLLINSSRGIIYASNSNDFAQAAAKKAEELQREMESILLK; this is encoded by the coding sequence ATGACAACACAGCAATTAATACAGCAAATCAAAAAAAAGAATTCCTTTCTCTGTATAGGGTTGGATGTAGATTTAGATAAAATCCCAAAACACTTATTAAAAGAAGAAGATCCAATATTCGCTTTTAATAAAGCCATCATTGATGCCACACACCATTTATGCGTTGCATACAAACCAAATACTGCGTTTTATGAAGCTTATGGTTTAAAAGGTTGGAAAGCATTGAGTAAAACAATTTTATATCTTAATGAAAAGTATCCAGAAATTTTTACCATTGCAGATGCCAAACGAGGTGACATTGGTAACACGAGCACCATGTATGCTAAAGCATTTTTTGAGGATTTAGAATTTAATAGTATAACCATTGCGCCTTATATGGGTAAAGATTCTGTGGAGCCTTTTTTGGCTTTTGAAAATAAACATACCATCTTGTTGGCTTTGACATCAAACGAAGGTGCTTTTGATTTTCAGACAAAAAAAGTGGACGGTTTAGAATTGTATAAACGCGTTTTGGAAACCTCAAAAACATGGAAAAATTCTAAAAATCTTATGTACGTTGTCGGTGCTACAAAAGCAGAATATCTTGCCGATATCAGGAACATCATACCAGATAGTTTTTTGTTAGTTCCAGGCGTTGGTGCTCAAGGAGGAAACCTTCAGGACGTTTGTAAATATGGGATGAATGACCAGGTAGGGTTATTAATAAATTCTTCAAGAGGGATTATTTACGCTTCAAATTCAAATGACTTTGCACAAGCTGCTGCCAAAAAAGCAGAAGAACTTCAACGTGAAATGGAATCAATTTTGTTAAAATAA
- the prfA gene encoding peptide chain release factor 1, with translation MLEKLQIVKQRFDEVSDLIIQPDIITDQKRYVALNKEYKDLRLLMDKREAYIELTENLKEAEEIISDGSDPEMVEMAKMQYDEAKEGIPKLEDDIRFLLIPKDPEDSKNAVVELRAGTGGDEASIFAGDLYRMYTKYCESKGWKVDTVDYSEGTNGGFKEIQFEVSGDDVYGTLKFEAGVHRVQRVPQTETQGRVHTSAATCMVFPEAEEFDIEVDPKDVRVDFFCSSGPGGQSVNTTYSAVRLTHEPTGLVAQCQDQKSQHKNKEKAFKVLRSRLYEMELAKKNEEDAAKRGSMVSSGDRSAKIRTYNYSQGRVTDHRIGLTLYDLQNIMNGDIQKILDELMLAENTEKLKASDEHI, from the coding sequence ATGTTAGAGAAATTACAAATAGTAAAACAGCGTTTTGATGAGGTGAGTGATTTAATCATTCAGCCAGATATAATAACAGACCAAAAACGTTATGTAGCCTTAAATAAAGAATATAAAGATTTGCGCTTACTTATGGATAAACGTGAGGCTTATATTGAATTAACAGAAAATTTAAAAGAGGCGGAAGAGATAATTTCAGATGGTAGTGATCCCGAAATGGTTGAGATGGCAAAAATGCAATATGATGAAGCCAAAGAAGGAATTCCGAAGTTAGAAGATGATATCCGTTTTTTATTGATACCGAAAGATCCTGAAGATTCCAAAAACGCAGTAGTAGAATTGCGAGCGGGAACTGGAGGAGACGAGGCAAGTATTTTTGCAGGAGATTTGTACAGAATGTACACCAAATATTGCGAAAGCAAAGGCTGGAAAGTAGATACAGTTGATTATAGCGAAGGAACCAATGGAGGTTTTAAGGAAATTCAATTTGAAGTTTCAGGTGATGATGTTTATGGGACTTTAAAATTTGAAGCTGGAGTGCATCGCGTTCAACGTGTCCCACAAACAGAGACTCAAGGTCGAGTGCACACAAGTGCTGCAACGTGCATGGTTTTTCCAGAAGCTGAAGAATTTGATATAGAAGTAGATCCAAAAGATGTTCGTGTAGATTTTTTCTGTTCTTCCGGTCCAGGTGGTCAATCTGTGAATACAACATATTCCGCAGTAAGATTAACGCATGAGCCAACAGGATTGGTCGCACAATGTCAAGACCAAAAATCACAACATAAAAATAAAGAGAAAGCTTTTAAGGTATTACGTTCGAGATTATACGAAATGGAATTAGCTAAAAAGAATGAAGAAGACGCTGCAAAACGAGGCTCTATGGTGAGCTCTGGAGATAGAAGCGCGAAGATTAGAACTTACAATTATTCACAAGGTCGTGTAACCGATCATAGAATTGGATTAACACTTTACGACTTACAAAATATAATGAATGGTGACATTCAAAAAATACTTGACGAACTTATGCTAGCTGAAAATACTGAGAAGTTAAAAGCAAGTGACGAGCATATATAA
- a CDS encoding methylmalonyl-CoA mutase family protein, whose product MKQVAPYNPKHKVRIVTAASLFDGHDASINIMRRIIQATGVEVIHLGHDRSVEEVVNTAIQEDVNAICLTSYQGGHNEYFKYMHDLLEEKGAGHIKIFGGGGGVILPSEIKELMDYGIDRIYSPDDGREMGLQGMINDLVEKSDFAIGDSLNGEIDNLPKKNPKAIARVISSAENFPEVAKSTLDKIHVKNKDSKTPVLGITGTGGAGKSSLVDELVRRFLIDFPEKTIGIVSVDPSKRKTGGALLGDRIRMNAINSPRVYMRSLATRQSNLALSKYVNEAVQVLKAAEFDLIILETSGIGQSDTEIIEHSDVSLYVMTPEFGAATQLEKIDMLDFADLVAINKFDKRGSLDALRDVKKQYMRNNNLWDIPQDQLPVFGTIASQFNDPGMNTLYKAIMDKLVEKTETELNSTFHISDEMSEKIFVIPPARTRYLSEIAENNRAYDKTANEQVEVAQRLYGIYKTIESVVGSTPELDKAGINDEILKQVQDDNKDFSKLLISEFDRVKLNLDPYNWEVITGWDEKVNKYKNPIYSFKVRDKEIKIETHTESLSHTQIPKVALPKYQAWGDLLRWTLQENVPGEFPFTAGLYPFKRTGEDPARMFAGEGGPERTNRRFHYVSMGLPAKRLSTAFDSVTLYGNDPDHRPDIYGKIGNAGVSICCLDDAKKLYSGFDLANVMTSVSMTINGPAPMLLGFFMNAAIDQQCEMYIKENNLEKGVEDKIVKIYKDKGVDRPKYNGELPEGNNGLGLMLLGVTGDQVLPKETYEDIKIKTIAQVRGTVQADILKEDQAQNTCIFSTEFALRLMGDVQEYFIENNVRNFYSVSISGYHIAEAGANPISQLAFTLSNGFTYVEYYLSRGMDINKFGPNLSFFFSNGIDPEYAVIGRVARKIWSKALKNKYGANSRAQMLKYHIQTSGRSLHAQEIDFNDIRTTLQALYAIYDNCNSLHTNAYDEAITTPTEESVRRAMAIQLIINKELGLNKNENPIQGSFIIEELTDLVEEAVLLEFDRITERGGVLGAMETMYQRSKIQEESLYYETLKHNGEFPIIGVNTFLSSTGSPTVLPAEVIRATEEEKQLQIKTLENLHKGNDTDQLLNDLQHKAINNENIFESLMEVCKVCSLGEITSALFEVGGQYRRNM is encoded by the coding sequence ATGAAGCAAGTCGCACCATACAATCCAAAACATAAAGTTAGAATCGTAACCGCAGCATCACTGTTTGATGGCCACGATGCCTCCATAAATATCATGCGTCGCATCATCCAGGCAACAGGTGTTGAGGTCATCCACTTAGGGCATGACCGCAGCGTTGAAGAAGTTGTAAACACAGCAATTCAAGAAGATGTGAACGCTATTTGTTTGACATCTTACCAAGGTGGACATAATGAGTATTTCAAATACATGCACGATTTATTGGAAGAAAAAGGAGCAGGTCACATCAAAATCTTCGGTGGAGGTGGTGGTGTAATTTTACCTTCGGAAATCAAAGAACTCATGGATTATGGCATTGACAGAATCTACTCGCCAGACGACGGAAGAGAAATGGGACTTCAGGGAATGATCAATGATTTGGTAGAAAAATCAGACTTTGCCATTGGAGATTCACTAAATGGTGAAATAGACAACCTTCCGAAGAAAAATCCAAAAGCGATAGCTCGCGTCATTTCTTCTGCGGAAAATTTCCCGGAAGTCGCAAAATCAACTTTAGACAAAATTCACGTTAAAAATAAAGATTCTAAAACACCAGTTCTAGGAATTACGGGAACTGGAGGCGCAGGAAAATCGAGTTTGGTAGATGAATTAGTTCGTCGTTTTTTAATTGATTTTCCTGAAAAAACAATCGGTATCGTTTCCGTAGACCCATCAAAACGAAAAACAGGAGGCGCACTTTTAGGAGATCGTATTCGTATGAATGCCATCAACTCGCCACGAGTGTATATGCGCAGTTTGGCGACACGACAATCTAATTTAGCATTATCAAAATATGTCAATGAAGCAGTACAGGTTTTAAAAGCTGCAGAATTTGATCTCATCATATTAGAAACCTCAGGTATCGGACAAAGTGATACCGAGATTATAGAACACAGCGACGTGTCTCTGTATGTAATGACTCCAGAATTTGGAGCTGCAACTCAACTCGAAAAAATCGATATGCTCGATTTTGCAGATTTAGTGGCCATCAACAAATTTGACAAACGTGGTTCATTAGATGCACTTCGCGATGTGAAAAAGCAGTATATGCGTAACAATAATCTTTGGGATATTCCTCAAGATCAGTTACCGGTTTTTGGCACGATTGCCTCGCAATTTAACGATCCAGGAATGAACACGCTCTACAAAGCCATTATGGATAAGTTGGTAGAAAAAACGGAGACGGAATTGAACTCGACATTTCACATTTCCGATGAGATGAGCGAGAAGATTTTTGTGATTCCGCCAGCGAGAACGCGTTACCTATCTGAAATTGCAGAAAATAACCGTGCTTATGATAAAACCGCAAATGAACAAGTTGAGGTTGCCCAAAGACTTTATGGCATTTATAAAACAATTGAATCTGTTGTTGGGAGTACGCCAGAATTGGATAAAGCAGGAATTAATGATGAGATCCTGAAACAAGTTCAGGATGACAATAAGGACTTTTCTAAACTGCTTATTTCAGAATTTGATCGTGTCAAACTAAACCTAGATCCATACAATTGGGAAGTGATCACAGGTTGGGACGAGAAAGTCAACAAATATAAAAACCCTATTTATTCATTTAAAGTTCGTGATAAAGAGATAAAAATAGAAACTCATACAGAGTCACTTTCACATACACAAATCCCTAAAGTAGCGTTACCAAAATATCAAGCTTGGGGAGATTTGTTACGTTGGACGTTGCAAGAAAATGTACCAGGAGAATTCCCGTTCACAGCAGGATTGTATCCTTTTAAGAGAACAGGCGAGGATCCTGCGAGAATGTTTGCAGGAGAAGGTGGGCCAGAGCGTACCAACCGTCGTTTTCACTATGTGAGTATGGGATTGCCAGCTAAGCGTTTATCCACTGCTTTTGATAGTGTGACGCTCTACGGAAATGATCCAGATCACAGACCAGATATCTACGGAAAAATAGGAAACGCAGGTGTATCTATTTGCTGTTTGGATGATGCCAAAAAACTCTATTCTGGTTTTGATTTGGCAAATGTGATGACTTCTGTGAGTATGACCATTAACGGTCCAGCTCCAATGTTGCTTGGCTTTTTTATGAATGCTGCCATTGACCAGCAATGCGAAATGTACATCAAGGAAAACAATCTTGAAAAAGGAGTAGAAGATAAAATCGTCAAAATTTATAAAGATAAGGGTGTTGATCGACCAAAGTATAATGGAGAACTTCCTGAAGGTAATAACGGTTTAGGCTTAATGTTACTTGGAGTGACAGGAGATCAAGTCCTTCCGAAGGAAACTTATGAAGACATAAAAATAAAAACAATCGCCCAAGTTCGTGGTACTGTTCAAGCAGATATTTTAAAAGAAGATCAAGCACAAAACACATGTATTTTTTCTACGGAATTTGCGTTACGATTAATGGGAGACGTTCAAGAATATTTCATCGAGAATAATGTACGTAATTTCTATTCAGTATCTATTTCTGGATATCATATTGCTGAAGCTGGAGCAAATCCAATTTCACAATTGGCATTCACACTATCTAACGGATTCACGTACGTAGAATATTATTTAAGTCGTGGTATGGACATCAATAAATTTGGTCCAAACCTTTCGTTCTTTTTCTCCAACGGAATTGATCCAGAATACGCTGTAATTGGTCGAGTAGCGAGAAAAATCTGGTCTAAAGCACTTAAAAATAAATATGGCGCCAACTCTAGAGCGCAAATGTTGAAATATCATATTCAAACCTCAGGTCGAAGTCTGCACGCACAGGAAATTGACTTTAATGACATCCGCACCACGCTTCAAGCGCTGTATGCGATTTATGACAATTGTAACTCATTGCACACCAACGCTTATGACGAAGCGATAACCACACCTACGGAAGAATCTGTACGTCGAGCAATGGCAATCCAGTTGATTATCAATAAGGAATTAGGACTGAATAAAAATGAAAATCCAATTCAAGGCTCATTCATAATCGAAGAGTTAACCGACTTAGTTGAAGAAGCAGTATTATTGGAATTTGATAGAATCACAGAAAGAGGAGGCGTTTTAGGAGCAATGGAAACCATGTACCAACGTAGTAAAATCCAAGAAGAAAGTTTGTATTATGAAACGTTAAAGCATAATGGCGAATTTCCCATTATAGGAGTAAATACGTTTTTAAGCAGTACAGGATCTCCAACAGTTTTACCTGCGGAAGTCATTCGTGCTACTGAAGAAGAAAAACAACTCCAGATTAAAACGTTAGAAAACCTTCATAAAGGTAACGACACAGATCAATTATTGAACGATTTACAGCACAAAGCCATCAATAATGAAAACATTTTTGAGTCCTTAATGGAGGTTTGTAAAGTCTGTTCTTTAGGAGAAATTACGAGTGCTTTATTTGAAGTAGGAGGTCAATATCGTAGAAACATGTAA
- a CDS encoding DUF5723 family protein, which translates to MRILNFMVFLFLINMASAQNYYGYLSDNYSGLHGVTLNPANLTGSKLRTEVNLASVNASVNNDYFYTDFGSLFEGSDIGDDQFNAAENNNFAISADIMGPSFMFNLSPKHSIGVITRARAFFNINEIKGELFDAFEDDFDSANDFSLNEDEFTSTLHGWAEIGVAYARTLINNEQHYLKGGVTLKYLRGLGNAYAKGTNLSVDYDADGFTPEVGTITTTGLIEYGSSQGISQNEDDSDFEFESDASGYGADIGFIYEWRPAPSDLDDESRSNYKLKLGVSITDIGSIDYEGAEANTYDITNSIDENTFESEEDFEDKLNNLYTRIATEDFTKVKLPTALHITADYNLDSQFFINLRSDLSLRKANELNTNKIDNAVVVTPRFERKWFSFYLP; encoded by the coding sequence ATGAGAATTTTAAATTTTATGGTGTTCTTGTTTTTGATCAACATGGCATCAGCACAAAACTATTATGGTTATTTGTCAGATAACTATTCGGGATTACACGGTGTAACATTAAACCCAGCAAATCTTACAGGATCAAAATTGAGAACAGAAGTTAATCTTGCTTCTGTAAATGCAAGTGTCAACAACGATTATTTCTACACAGATTTTGGTAGTCTTTTTGAAGGTTCAGATATTGGGGATGACCAATTTAATGCTGCAGAAAACAATAATTTTGCAATTAGCGCAGATATTATGGGTCCTTCTTTTATGTTCAACTTATCTCCAAAGCATAGTATTGGTGTAATTACTAGAGCACGAGCATTTTTTAATATAAATGAAATAAAAGGAGAACTATTTGATGCTTTTGAAGATGACTTTGATTCTGCCAACGACTTTTCATTAAATGAAGATGAGTTCACCTCAACGCTCCATGGCTGGGCAGAAATAGGTGTAGCATATGCCAGAACTTTAATTAATAATGAGCAACATTACTTAAAGGGTGGTGTCACTTTAAAATATCTAAGAGGACTAGGTAATGCCTATGCGAAAGGTACTAATCTCTCGGTAGATTATGATGCAGATGGTTTTACCCCTGAAGTTGGAACGATCACAACAACAGGTTTGATAGAATATGGTAGTTCACAAGGAATTAGTCAAAATGAGGATGATTCAGATTTTGAATTTGAAAGCGATGCCAGCGGTTATGGTGCAGACATAGGTTTTATATATGAATGGAGGCCAGCGCCAAGTGATTTAGATGATGAATCGAGATCAAATTATAAATTAAAATTAGGTGTTAGCATTACAGATATTGGAAGTATCGATTACGAAGGAGCAGAGGCAAACACATATGATATTACCAACTCCATTGATGAAAATACTTTTGAATCTGAAGAAGATTTTGAAGACAAACTTAATAACCTTTATACAAGAATAGCTACGGAAGATTTTACAAAAGTAAAACTACCTACTGCACTGCACATCACTGCCGATTATAATTTAGATAGTCAGTTTTTTATTAATTTAAGATCAGATCTATCACTTCGCAAAGCAAATGAGTTGAACACTAATAAAATTGACAATGCAGTTGTTGTTACACCTCGTTTTGAACGTAAGTGGTTTAGTTTTTATCTACCATGA
- a CDS encoding Lacal_2735 family protein — MAYTKKIIENQKMLLYKYKALIEQAYNLRQTDSALSDISEYKAIKLLYKINKLKYLTRDLTSLQKN, encoded by the coding sequence ATGGCTTACACTAAAAAAATTATTGAAAACCAAAAAATGCTCCTCTACAAGTATAAAGCACTTATAGAGCAAGCTTATAACCTTCGTCAAACAGACTCTGCTCTTAGTGACATATCAGAATATAAAGCTATTAAACTACTTTACAAGATTAATAAACTTAAATACCTTACTCGAGATCTAACGTCACTTCAAAAAAACTAA
- a CDS encoding carbohydrate kinase family protein, producing MNKAHKIAVVGPIPHDTIITHKNETIIKYGCVSHPTVALAKLLEGNGEVIPIAHVHKKDHNAILSLFKDYQAINTNGITSEKDQGTVIELNFIDQNNRRETQISNMHPISVEDVKPFLDVDCFVFVPITDFEIELETLKHIKANSEAQIIFDAHGQTTYVSNDGRRLRKYWEDKDDWLPYIDVLKMNLEESICSWIDDDYTDEDFYDDDNIGHLDEFATYILEKGVNYLYVTLDSRGCAIYKMKNGKMSKTFVKSVAVENVIDTTGCGDSFAGGLAFGFAIHNDSVKAAHFANTLGAMRTQGKGFDVFKSLAETEAIIKKNY from the coding sequence ATGAATAAAGCACATAAAATAGCGGTAGTTGGCCCTATTCCGCATGACACAATTATCACTCATAAAAACGAAACTATCATAAAATATGGTTGCGTTTCCCATCCTACAGTTGCACTGGCAAAATTATTGGAAGGAAATGGAGAGGTGATCCCAATTGCGCACGTCCACAAAAAAGACCACAATGCCATACTATCCTTATTTAAGGATTATCAAGCGATAAATACAAATGGTATTACTTCGGAAAAAGATCAAGGCACAGTAATAGAGCTCAACTTTATTGATCAAAATAACAGAAGAGAGACCCAAATCTCCAATATGCATCCTATTTCCGTAGAAGATGTAAAACCATTTTTGGATGTTGATTGTTTTGTTTTTGTGCCCATCACAGATTTTGAAATCGAATTAGAAACCTTAAAACATATTAAAGCTAATAGTGAAGCTCAGATAATTTTTGATGCGCATGGGCAAACAACCTATGTTTCTAATGATGGTAGACGTCTACGAAAATATTGGGAAGACAAAGATGATTGGCTCCCGTACATTGATGTTTTAAAAATGAATTTGGAAGAATCCATCTGTTCTTGGATTGATGATGACTATACCGATGAAGATTTTTATGACGATGATAATATTGGTCATTTAGATGAGTTTGCAACTTACATCCTAGAAAAAGGTGTAAACTATCTATATGTGACTTTAGATTCTAGAGGTTGTGCAATCTATAAAATGAAAAATGGCAAAATGTCTAAAACATTCGTGAAATCTGTAGCTGTAGAAAATGTTATCGATACTACTGGATGCGGTGATTCTTTTGCTGGCGGTTTGGCCTTTGGATTTGCTATACATAACGACTCAGTAAAAGCTGCTCATTTTGCAAATACTCTTGGAGCCATGAGAACTCAGGGCAAAGGTTTTGACGTTTTTAAATCGTTGGCAGAAACCGAGGCAATAATTAAAAAGAATTACTAA
- a CDS encoding ABC transporter substrate-binding protein, translating to MIYKDQLQRTIVLNSTPKRIISLVPSQTELLVDLGLETSIVGVTKFCVHPSFLRKDKTIVGGTKQVHFDKIRELKPDIILCNKEENTQEMILELEKIAPVHISDIYNLEDSFELIKMYGELFSEENKAKHINSTIQKEFENFTNFIEQKPKLKVAYFIWKSPWMVAANNTFINEMLRINNFENYFKHIERYPEVNMDTICTDDLDVILLSSEPYPFKKEHINMLEGKFQDTKIILVDGEYFSWYGSRLTKAFKYFEKLHQLF from the coding sequence ATGATATACAAAGACCAGCTTCAAAGAACAATAGTTCTCAATAGCACACCTAAACGTATCATTTCCTTAGTGCCTTCCCAAACCGAACTACTTGTCGATTTAGGTCTAGAAACTTCAATAGTTGGTGTTACTAAATTTTGTGTGCATCCTTCTTTTCTTCGGAAAGATAAAACCATTGTTGGCGGAACAAAACAAGTTCATTTTGACAAAATAAGGGAGCTAAAGCCAGATATCATACTTTGCAATAAGGAAGAGAACACACAGGAAATGATTTTAGAATTAGAGAAAATTGCACCTGTTCATATCAGTGATATCTATAATTTAGAAGACTCCTTTGAACTTATAAAAATGTATGGTGAGTTGTTTTCCGAAGAAAATAAAGCAAAACATATTAATAGTACGATACAAAAGGAGTTTGAGAACTTTACCAATTTTATAGAACAAAAACCGAAGTTAAAAGTCGCTTACTTTATTTGGAAATCCCCGTGGATGGTCGCAGCAAATAATACATTTATAAATGAAATGTTACGAATTAATAATTTTGAGAATTACTTTAAACATATAGAGCGCTATCCAGAAGTGAATATGGATACTATTTGTACTGATGACCTAGATGTGATTTTGTTGTCTAGTGAGCCTTATCCTTTTAAAAAGGAGCACATAAATATGCTTGAAGGAAAATTTCAAGACACAAAAATTATTTTGGTAGATGGTGAGTATTTTTCTTGGTATGGTTCAAGATTAACAAAGGCATTTAAGTATTTTGAAAAACTCCATCAACTTTTTTAG
- a CDS encoding Lacal_2735 family protein, producing MNYHFCKVGKIRPNISKILHLEDLENQYSNYIETAYNVEQTDMSLSDILLYEANKLKQIILNLKAFDPKKVDGVFQNT from the coding sequence ATGAACTATCATTTTTGTAAAGTTGGTAAAATAAGACCAAACATAAGCAAGATATTGCATCTTGAAGATTTAGAAAATCAATATTCAAACTATATAGAGACAGCTTATAATGTTGAACAAACAGATATGAGTCTAAGTGACATTTTATTGTATGAGGCTAATAAGCTAAAACAAATCATCTTAAATTTAAAAGCATTTGATCCTAAAAAAGTTGATGGAGTTTTTCAAAATACTTAA
- a CDS encoding DUF4197 domain-containing protein, which translates to MIRKVFTLILLLNLTACAELQDVVNNLPQGGGVLSNADIASGLRQALDLGIDKQVSKLTQTDGFYKNELVKILLPAELQKVDKGLRDIGLGNLADEGLKVLNRAAEDAVGEATPIFINAVKDITFADAKNILLGSDDAATQYLTTKTQTELYNKFQPVINNSFSKVGADQIWANLINKYNAIPFTSNVNPNLTNYVTAKALKGVYTMISVEEKQIRNQVSSRTTDLLRKVFALQD; encoded by the coding sequence ATGATTCGTAAAGTCTTTACATTAATTTTATTGCTTAATCTTACCGCCTGTGCAGAACTTCAAGATGTAGTCAACAACTTACCTCAAGGAGGTGGTGTTTTGAGCAATGCAGATATTGCTTCTGGCCTACGACAAGCCCTGGACCTAGGGATTGACAAACAAGTGAGTAAGCTAACACAAACTGACGGATTCTATAAAAATGAATTAGTAAAGATTTTACTACCGGCAGAACTTCAAAAAGTTGATAAAGGATTAAGAGATATTGGTCTAGGCAACTTAGCAGATGAAGGTTTAAAAGTACTAAACAGAGCTGCCGAAGACGCTGTTGGCGAAGCAACGCCCATCTTTATCAATGCAGTAAAAGACATCACGTTTGCTGATGCAAAAAATATTTTATTAGGTAGCGATGATGCAGCAACCCAGTATCTAACAACCAAAACACAAACAGAACTTTATAATAAATTTCAACCCGTTATCAATAATTCGTTCTCTAAAGTTGGTGCAGATCAAATTTGGGCAAACTTGATAAACAAGTACAATGCTATTCCTTTTACAAGTAATGTAAATCCAAATCTTACAAATTATGTAACTGCGAAAGCGCTTAAAGGTGTTTATACAATGATTTCTGTTGAAGAGAAACAAATTAGAAATCAAGTATCATCTAGAACTACAGATTTATTGAGAAAAGTTTTCGCATTACAAGATTAG
- a CDS encoding helix-turn-helix transcriptional regulator, with translation MLSIIEYSVTAIVCLISAIVIQRIFIKEQNRGSNIQAINGIKWFGLAIFVWGLGAVLNLVYTELLEFSTSHKILIYTGVLISLANSLCILLSLPSIEHNKTRGLIVRLIQRFSTREFIGLFSGVLGMIAFVFIATSYNNTEISNNFIWLIDIPISIFVALSLLYELNKAFKSRQMKFMYLPTFTLFALIIIAVCHRIIPQDQVVQVIDQKFWMLAGSITSISFKFLFILLFSILLYSWKFLSEKEVQQSMVETLSEEKMKLRTTIDNLTLANESHLDTIKSMKIELQTLKQLSDIQLSDRQKEVLANLALLGHDKSYTEIAEAMHISVDGFQTHIHQIKKMLNIKGNEGKEQLIAYAKEHDLMSFVSVKIDG, from the coding sequence ATGCTCTCCATTATAGAATATAGCGTTACTGCGATTGTCTGTTTAATTTCAGCAATAGTAATCCAGCGAATTTTTATAAAGGAACAAAATCGCGGATCAAACATTCAAGCTATAAATGGCATCAAATGGTTTGGGCTTGCCATTTTTGTTTGGGGATTGGGAGCTGTTTTAAATTTAGTTTATACTGAATTATTAGAATTTTCAACAAGTCATAAAATTTTAATTTATACAGGAGTTTTAATATCACTAGCTAATTCTCTTTGTATTCTATTATCCCTACCTTCTATCGAGCATAATAAAACTAGAGGTTTAATTGTAAGATTGATACAGCGGTTTTCTACTCGTGAATTTATCGGGTTGTTTTCTGGAGTATTAGGTATGATCGCTTTTGTATTTATTGCAACATCTTATAATAATACAGAAATCAGCAATAATTTTATATGGTTAATCGATATTCCAATCTCCATATTTGTTGCATTGTCTTTGCTTTATGAACTTAATAAAGCATTTAAAAGCAGACAAATGAAATTTATGTATTTACCAACATTTACATTATTTGCATTGATTATTATTGCGGTTTGTCATCGTATTATTCCGCAAGATCAAGTTGTTCAAGTGATTGATCAGAAATTCTGGATGTTGGCTGGAAGTATCACTTCAATTTCGTTCAAGTTTTTATTTATTCTGCTTTTTTCAATTTTATTGTATAGTTGGAAATTCCTTTCAGAAAAAGAAGTCCAGCAGTCAATGGTTGAGACACTTTCCGAAGAAAAAATGAAGTTACGAACTACCATTGATAATTTGACTTTGGCAAATGAAAGCCATTTGGATACGATTAAAAGCATGAAAATTGAATTACAAACGCTCAAACAACTGAGCGATATCCAACTCTCTGACCGACAAAAAGAGGTTTTGGCAAATCTAGCGCTTCTTGGACACGACAAATCCTACACCGAAATTGCTGAAGCGATGCATATTAGTGTTGATGGTTTTCAAACCCATATCCACCAAATTAAAAAGATGCTCAATATCAAAGGTAACGAGGGTAAAGAACAATTGATCGCTTATGCAAAAGAACATGATCTTATGTCTTTTGTGAGTGTGAAAATAGATGGTTAA